Proteins from a genomic interval of Rhodothermus marinus:
- a CDS encoding succinate dehydrogenase iron-sulfur subunit — translation MKVKVKIKRFNPETDAEPHWETYEVDADPMDSALSLLLHIKWHIDGSLTFRKSCGHGVCGSDAMKINGENRLACSVLVKDLVKGEGDTITFEPLPTAPVVKDLVIDQSRFFEKYRAVKPWLITRTPPPERERLQSPEEFALIDDATKCIMCGACTHACPSTWADPDYLGPAALLKAYRYTFDSRDEGAEERLPVVDSREGLWKCYTIFNCNEACPKEIDISRWLSALKRRAVMEVAAR, via the coding sequence ATGAAAGTCAAGGTCAAAATCAAGCGGTTCAATCCGGAGACCGACGCCGAGCCGCACTGGGAGACCTACGAGGTCGATGCGGATCCGATGGACAGCGCGCTGTCGCTGCTGCTGCACATCAAGTGGCATATTGACGGCTCGCTTACCTTCCGCAAGAGCTGTGGTCACGGCGTCTGCGGCTCGGACGCCATGAAGATCAACGGCGAAAACCGCCTGGCCTGCTCAGTGCTGGTCAAGGATCTGGTGAAGGGCGAGGGCGACACGATCACGTTCGAGCCGCTGCCCACGGCGCCGGTGGTCAAGGACCTGGTCATCGATCAGAGCCGCTTCTTCGAGAAGTACCGGGCCGTCAAGCCCTGGCTGATCACGCGTACGCCACCACCCGAACGGGAGCGGCTGCAGAGTCCGGAAGAATTTGCGCTGATCGATGACGCCACCAAGTGCATCATGTGCGGGGCCTGCACGCATGCCTGCCCCAGCACGTGGGCCGATCCGGACTACCTGGGGCCGGCCGCCCTGCTTAAAGCCTATCGCTACACGTTCGACTCGCGCGACGAAGGGGCCGAGGAGCGGCTGCCGGTGGTCGATTCGCGCGAGGGACTCTGGAAATGCTACACAATTTTCAACTGCAACGAGGCCTGCCCCAAGGAGATCGACATTTCCCGCTGGCTCTCGGCGCTGAAGCGGCGGGCCGTGATGGAGGTGGCGGCGCGGTAA
- a CDS encoding gamma-glutamylcyclotransferase family protein, with product MSRMWYPPRCTPVTLLFVYGTLRGQIRRFLPATLHHAVHLLGPARYRGRLYDLGAYPGVVPDPDHFVHGELYAIRRDEASRIFTYLDAYEGCDPQRPEAGEYRRVMDTVLLPDGRALSAWIYLYNGDLSRARPIPSGDWLCHRGQPR from the coding sequence ATGAGCCGCATGTGGTACCCGCCACGCTGTACGCCGGTCACGCTGCTTTTCGTCTACGGCACGCTGCGCGGGCAGATCCGACGATTTCTTCCGGCCACGCTGCACCACGCGGTGCACCTGCTGGGACCGGCCCGCTACCGGGGACGGCTGTATGATCTCGGCGCTTACCCCGGCGTCGTGCCGGATCCCGATCATTTCGTGCACGGCGAGCTGTATGCGATCCGACGCGACGAAGCCTCCCGCATCTTCACGTATCTGGACGCTTACGAAGGGTGCGATCCACAGCGCCCGGAAGCCGGCGAATACCGGCGCGTAATGGACACCGTACTGCTCCCCGATGGCCGGGCGCTTTCGGCCTGGATCTACCTGTACAACGGCGACCTGTCGCGGGCGCGGCCGATTCCGTCCGGCGACTGGCTTTGCCACCGGGGCCAGCCCCGGTGA
- a CDS encoding LysM peptidoglycan-binding domain-containing protein, whose amino-acid sequence MLRGLFLLLLAWSLVGTGHAQDTRRIAPPLPLERLQAYPSEEIPFARRVRLLGAGLAGLLPPADSLSEAELLEYLARLYDQQARILKAEADGDLDQAAQLLDEALEALAALSRQPGIEADVRFRELYRSLLVEYEQLYGTPPDTLTLSYGDIFAFREAMFAAMETVREPLLEDVFTPNLTVPASSVPLTMNRLVKASMDYLLREPEKHLLRWLSRAETYFPMIEQIFEEEGVPDELKYLAMIESGLNPYARSRAGAVGMWQFMAGTARLYNLNITPWVDERRDPEKSTRAAARHLKDLYAMFGDWHLALAAYNAGAGRVQRALNQAAVRHGTDQLTFWDIYPYLPRETRNYVPMFIATALVASNPTALNLTVEPGPRYEYDYVPVQGMLSLEEIAHLAGTDVATLRALNPELRQNTLPPSRGPYFIRLPLGSYARFAEAYARLPEDRKRPVTTYTVRRGDALSIIARRFGVSVSALMRANGLRSTVIRPGQRLIVPVPHYESTNALQLAEAKPVSVQYGSRAVRPLYTTQPIQTRAPATTAQPTALETSSERNEPPSDAESTVDEARTPEAPTRVVYTVRRGDALSEIAQKYGVSVADIKRWNNLSGNTIRVGQELVLYLSEPVTPERVVYTVRRGDTLSEIAQRFGVSVQDLKRWNNLSSNTIRIGQRLTIYPEAGATQGYTIYHVRPGDTLSEIAQRFGVSVRDLKRWNGLRSSRIYPGQRLKIFS is encoded by the coding sequence GTGTTACGAGGGCTATTCCTGTTGCTACTTGCGTGGAGTCTGGTCGGAACAGGACATGCGCAGGATACGAGGCGAATCGCTCCGCCACTTCCGCTGGAACGACTTCAGGCGTATCCTTCCGAAGAAATTCCCTTTGCCCGCCGGGTACGGCTGCTCGGCGCCGGGCTGGCGGGATTGCTTCCACCAGCCGACAGTCTGAGTGAAGCGGAGCTTCTCGAATACCTGGCCCGCCTGTACGATCAACAGGCACGTATTCTCAAAGCGGAAGCGGACGGCGATCTGGATCAGGCCGCCCAACTCCTGGATGAAGCGCTGGAAGCCCTGGCCGCACTGAGTCGTCAGCCCGGCATCGAGGCGGACGTCCGGTTTCGTGAACTGTACCGCTCGCTTCTTGTCGAATACGAGCAGCTCTACGGCACGCCGCCGGACACGCTGACGCTGAGCTACGGCGACATCTTCGCCTTCCGCGAGGCCATGTTCGCGGCCATGGAGACTGTACGCGAGCCGCTGCTGGAAGACGTTTTCACCCCGAACCTCACGGTCCCTGCCAGCTCGGTCCCGCTCACCATGAACCGGCTCGTCAAAGCCAGCATGGATTATCTGCTGCGCGAGCCGGAAAAGCACCTGCTGCGCTGGCTCAGCCGGGCCGAAACCTACTTCCCGATGATCGAGCAGATCTTCGAGGAAGAGGGCGTGCCGGACGAACTGAAGTACCTGGCCATGATCGAAAGCGGGCTCAACCCCTATGCTCGGAGCCGGGCCGGCGCCGTGGGCATGTGGCAGTTCATGGCCGGAACGGCCCGCCTGTACAACCTGAATATTACGCCCTGGGTGGATGAGCGACGGGATCCGGAAAAATCCACGCGGGCGGCCGCCCGTCACCTGAAGGACCTGTACGCCATGTTCGGCGACTGGCATCTGGCGCTGGCCGCTTACAATGCCGGAGCCGGCCGGGTCCAACGGGCACTTAATCAGGCTGCGGTGCGCCACGGCACAGACCAGCTCACCTTCTGGGACATCTACCCGTACCTGCCGCGCGAGACCCGCAACTACGTGCCCATGTTCATTGCGACAGCGCTGGTAGCCTCCAATCCCACCGCACTGAACCTGACAGTCGAGCCGGGCCCGCGCTACGAATACGACTACGTGCCCGTACAGGGCATGCTCTCGCTGGAAGAGATCGCGCACCTGGCCGGTACCGACGTGGCCACGTTGCGCGCGCTGAACCCCGAACTGCGCCAGAACACGCTACCGCCCAGCCGGGGCCCCTACTTCATCCGCCTGCCGCTGGGTAGTTACGCACGCTTCGCGGAGGCCTACGCCCGATTGCCGGAAGATCGTAAGCGGCCGGTCACGACCTACACGGTGCGTCGGGGCGACGCGCTCAGCATCATTGCCCGGCGCTTCGGCGTGAGCGTCTCGGCCCTGATGCGGGCCAACGGGCTGCGCAGCACGGTGATTCGTCCGGGCCAGCGCCTGATTGTGCCGGTCCCCCACTACGAAAGCACAAACGCCCTGCAACTGGCCGAGGCCAAGCCCGTCAGCGTGCAGTACGGCAGCCGGGCCGTCCGCCCGCTCTACACGACGCAACCCATCCAGACGAGGGCGCCCGCTACCACGGCACAACCGACCGCACTGGAAACGTCCTCGGAGCGAAATGAACCCCCGTCTGATGCAGAATCAACCGTCGACGAAGCCCGAACGCCCGAAGCTCCTACCCGTGTCGTATACACCGTGCGTCGGGGTGACGCCCTCAGCGAAATTGCTCAGAAGTACGGAGTCTCGGTGGCCGACATCAAACGCTGGAATAACCTCTCCGGCAACACCATCCGCGTCGGCCAGGAGTTAGTCCTCTATCTCTCCGAACCGGTAACGCCCGAGCGCGTGGTGTACACAGTACGCCGGGGCGACACGCTCAGCGAGATCGCCCAGCGCTTTGGTGTCTCGGTGCAGGACCTGAAACGCTGGAACAACCTCTCCAGCAATACCATTCGGATTGGCCAGCGCCTGACCATCTATCCGGAAGCTGGCGCCACACAGGGTTACACCATCTATCATGTGCGTCCCGGCGACACGCTCAGCGAGATCGCCCAGCGCTTCGGCGTCTCGGTGCGCGACCTCAAACGGTGGAACGGGCTGCGTTCCAGCCGGATTTATCCGGGCCAGCGCCTGAAAATTTTCTCATGA
- the sdhC gene encoding succinate dehydrogenase, cytochrome b556 subunit, which translates to MAVETVEPEVRRVRRLQRYRIRTGMLAWLLHRLTGIGLVVYLILHVWGLRALTDREAFNELIATYHAPIFKIGEFLLLAAVAYHALNGLRIVLIDFLGWHPHSKKLFWTLAVVCLLIIGVGGYPSLYAVITYLTGS; encoded by the coding sequence ATGGCGGTTGAAACCGTTGAACCGGAGGTCCGGCGCGTTCGGCGTCTGCAGCGCTACCGCATCCGCACGGGCATGCTGGCCTGGCTGCTGCATCGCCTGACGGGTATCGGACTGGTCGTCTATCTCATTCTGCACGTGTGGGGGTTACGGGCGCTTACCGATCGGGAAGCGTTCAACGAACTGATTGCCACCTACCACGCACCGATTTTTAAGATTGGTGAGTTTCTGCTGCTGGCAGCCGTGGCCTATCACGCGCTGAACGGCCTGCGGATCGTGCTGATCGATTTCCTGGGCTGGCATCCGCATTCCAAGAAGTTGTTCTGGACGCTGGCCGTCGTCTGTCTGTTGATCATCGGCGTGGGCGGCTATCCGTCGCTCTATGCCGTGATCACGTACCTGACGGGTTCCTGA
- a CDS encoding translation initiation factor IF-2, which yields MHDEQIRRLIEQFRARFLELSSEEIQQLIEEAKAEALAEARAIIKEQMLEAILEQSARLQTRSAAAQPASSAAAPTSSPRQPEPAQRSPFETPRVTLVSRPETPPAPEKKTSRPSPEPATVEAAEQNGAEIDGARKILREIENLRQQLSANEEWLKRAGGSGPGASDYADES from the coding sequence ATGCACGACGAACAGATTCGCAGGCTGATCGAACAGTTCCGGGCCAGGTTTCTGGAGCTTTCGAGCGAAGAGATTCAGCAACTGATCGAGGAGGCGAAGGCCGAGGCCCTGGCCGAAGCGCGCGCCATCATCAAGGAGCAGATGCTGGAGGCCATTCTGGAGCAGTCGGCTCGCCTGCAGACCCGGTCCGCAGCAGCCCAACCGGCTTCCTCCGCCGCCGCACCGACCTCCTCACCCCGGCAGCCCGAACCGGCGCAGCGCTCCCCTTTTGAAACACCCCGGGTGACGCTGGTCAGTCGCCCGGAAACGCCTCCTGCGCCGGAAAAAAAAACATCCCGGCCCAGTCCTGAGCCGGCCACTGTAGAAGCAGCCGAGCAGAACGGCGCCGAAATCGACGGGGCCCGCAAGATCCTGCGCGAGATCGAAAACCTACGCCAGCAGCTCAGCGCCAACGAAGAATGGCTGAAGCGTGCCGGCGGATCAGGCCCGGGAGCATCGGACTATGCGGATGAATCCTGA
- a CDS encoding succinate dehydrogenase hydrophobic membrane anchor subunit, which yields MAIQYGKTSRSYATNWFLHRITGTFLVFLLITHFWVQHYDAQTASVAAQVLSSEQIEAGALPDYPEAAKEAVRARYGPDAEVTPYDVVMLRLADPVYAVLWKGFNILFLIFALHHGFYGLNNILTDYIRNPIGRVLAQTLSWTLALVLLIVGLYSIIVAGWGYTPAS from the coding sequence ATGGCTATCCAGTACGGCAAGACGTCCCGATCCTATGCGACGAACTGGTTCCTGCACCGGATTACCGGGACGTTTCTGGTGTTTCTGCTGATCACGCATTTCTGGGTGCAGCACTACGATGCGCAGACGGCCAGCGTGGCGGCCCAGGTGCTCTCGAGCGAACAGATCGAGGCCGGCGCGCTGCCCGACTATCCGGAGGCGGCCAAAGAGGCGGTGCGGGCCCGCTATGGCCCCGACGCCGAGGTCACACCCTACGACGTGGTGATGCTCCGGCTGGCCGATCCGGTCTATGCCGTGCTCTGGAAGGGATTCAACATCCTGTTTCTGATTTTTGCGCTGCATCACGGGTTCTACGGGCTCAACAACATCCTGACCGACTACATCCGCAATCCGATCGGGCGCGTGCTGGCCCAGACGCTCTCCTGGACGCTGGCGCTGGTGCTGCTCATTGTGGGGCTGTACTCCATCATCGTAGCCGGTTGGGGTTATACGCCCGCATCGTGA
- a CDS encoding GvpL/GvpF family gas vesicle protein has translation MNPEKPALRWHFPEEEILQLTEASRQEALAQARALLKQWWLEAILQQIGRHLEPIPAPEEQVYYVYGVTWAGLSVQGPEPLEAIPFRNLQALVRRVPAHEYGLDVLRRRLQDTEWVREQLRAHHRLLAALQLEGPLLPLRFGTICPEKAHVEALLEANYEDFCATLALLHGRQEWTLRLGADRARLKEAIALVHGTRPDDPSLEAEADRLLQMAAEHCHQTLSALADRSEIHQLDVRQRPVLRTAYLVATGQTDAFRNRVASLQRAYQALGIRLHLEGPSPPFNFARLHLEETDAAAT, from the coding sequence ATGAATCCTGAAAAACCGGCGCTGCGCTGGCACTTTCCCGAAGAGGAAATCCTCCAGTTGACCGAGGCTTCGCGACAGGAAGCGCTGGCGCAGGCGCGAGCGTTGCTCAAGCAGTGGTGGCTGGAGGCCATCCTGCAGCAGATTGGCCGGCATCTGGAGCCCATCCCGGCGCCGGAAGAACAGGTTTACTACGTCTACGGCGTCACCTGGGCGGGCCTTTCGGTGCAAGGGCCGGAACCGCTGGAGGCCATTCCGTTCCGCAACCTGCAGGCGCTGGTGCGCCGCGTCCCGGCGCACGAATATGGGCTGGACGTCCTCCGGCGGCGGCTGCAGGACACGGAATGGGTGCGCGAACAGCTCCGTGCGCATCATCGGTTGCTGGCCGCCCTCCAGCTGGAGGGACCGCTGCTGCCGCTGCGCTTCGGCACGATCTGTCCGGAAAAAGCGCACGTAGAAGCCCTGCTCGAAGCCAATTACGAGGATTTCTGCGCCACGCTGGCACTGCTGCACGGCCGCCAGGAATGGACGCTCCGGCTTGGTGCCGACCGTGCCCGCCTGAAGGAAGCGATCGCGCTGGTGCACGGCACGCGGCCCGACGATCCTTCGCTCGAAGCCGAAGCCGACCGACTGCTTCAGATGGCGGCCGAACACTGCCACCAGACGCTCTCGGCACTGGCCGACCGCAGCGAAATCCACCAGCTCGACGTCCGCCAACGTCCGGTGCTTCGCACAGCCTACCTGGTCGCCACTGGCCAGACCGACGCTTTCCGAAACCGAGTGGCTTCCCTGCAGCGGGCCTATCAGGCGCTGGGTATCCGACTGCACCTCGAAGGGCCTTCGCCGCCGTTCAACTTTGCCCGACTGCACCTGGAAGAAACGGATGCAGCGGCAACATGA
- a CDS encoding Rne/Rng family ribonuclease — protein sequence MAKEIIINAEKDQTRIAIVEDGTLAEFYIEDPEHERTIGNIYLARVCRVMPSIQAAFVDIGQQQDAFLHFSDIAPSLPLQLKFLADPQPSVRKLAAEIEQHHQSLARRRHPRPHRADKSEASDEDETTEAAESSRRRRLDARLRGRRRSAQRRLQRKTSAETTTTEAEAAPHTDVSPETLLKRDQPLLVKIIKEPISSKGSRVSTDISLAGRFLVLVPFANYVAVSKKITSYKERRRLRALARSLLPEGFGVIVRTVAEGQTAKALDTDLRLLLEKWERIEKKLAEHPRPPVLLHEDVNMVSSVIRDLFSEDCTRILVDNPRLHRNIRSYVQAVAPHKVEVVQLYRGKEHIFKATGIAEQVAQAFESRVDLPSGGYLYIEHTEAMHVIDVNSGRAGRGLSQEENSLRVNLEAARVIAQQVRVRDLGGIIVIDFIDLKDEKNKKKVYDELKKEFRKDRAVTKILPMSDFGLVQITRQRLRPSLTTTFDKMAERLAREKILPPAPSQPTPEALLEAMERWLQAYRHAGGRRNVTLRVHPFTAAYLTRRVPTYPTRWLLKHLVRVRLESDPNQPPLSFRFEDPATGEDLTERFTIFQNGQHPEKIPA from the coding sequence ATGGCCAAGGAGATCATCATCAACGCCGAGAAGGATCAGACGCGCATTGCCATCGTCGAGGACGGGACCCTGGCCGAGTTCTACATCGAGGATCCCGAGCACGAACGCACCATCGGCAACATTTACCTGGCCCGGGTCTGCCGCGTCATGCCCAGCATTCAGGCCGCCTTTGTGGACATCGGTCAGCAGCAGGACGCCTTCCTGCACTTTTCGGACATTGCACCGAGCCTGCCCCTGCAATTGAAGTTTCTGGCCGATCCGCAACCGAGCGTTCGCAAACTGGCGGCCGAAATCGAACAGCATCACCAGAGCCTGGCTCGACGCCGACACCCACGGCCGCACCGCGCCGATAAGTCCGAAGCGTCCGACGAAGACGAAACAACGGAAGCAGCCGAATCCTCGCGGCGACGGCGGCTGGACGCCCGACTGCGCGGGCGACGACGCTCGGCGCAGCGCCGGCTGCAGCGGAAGACTTCGGCCGAAACGACGACCACCGAGGCCGAGGCGGCACCGCACACCGACGTTTCGCCCGAGACGCTGCTGAAACGCGACCAGCCGCTGCTTGTCAAGATCATCAAAGAGCCCATTTCGTCCAAAGGGAGCCGGGTCTCGACCGACATCTCGCTGGCCGGGCGTTTTCTGGTGCTGGTGCCATTTGCCAACTACGTGGCCGTCTCCAAGAAGATCACCTCCTACAAGGAGCGGCGGCGGCTGCGGGCACTGGCCCGGAGCCTGCTCCCTGAAGGCTTCGGTGTGATCGTGCGCACGGTGGCCGAAGGCCAGACCGCCAAGGCGCTCGACACCGACCTGCGCCTGCTCCTGGAGAAGTGGGAGCGCATCGAAAAGAAGCTGGCCGAGCACCCCAGACCGCCCGTCCTGCTCCATGAGGACGTGAACATGGTCTCGTCGGTCATCCGGGACCTGTTCTCGGAGGACTGCACGCGCATCCTGGTGGACAATCCCCGCCTGCATCGCAACATCCGGAGCTATGTGCAGGCGGTGGCCCCGCACAAGGTGGAGGTGGTGCAGCTCTACCGGGGCAAAGAACACATTTTCAAGGCCACGGGCATTGCCGAGCAGGTGGCCCAGGCCTTCGAAAGCCGCGTCGACCTGCCCTCGGGCGGCTACCTCTACATCGAGCACACCGAGGCCATGCACGTCATCGACGTGAACTCGGGACGGGCCGGACGCGGCCTGAGCCAGGAGGAAAACTCGCTGCGCGTGAACCTGGAGGCAGCCCGCGTCATCGCCCAGCAGGTGCGCGTGCGCGACCTGGGCGGCATCATCGTGATCGACTTCATCGATCTGAAAGACGAGAAAAACAAAAAGAAGGTCTACGACGAGCTCAAGAAGGAATTCAGGAAAGACCGGGCCGTGACCAAGATTCTGCCCATGAGCGACTTCGGCCTGGTCCAGATCACGCGCCAGCGGCTGCGGCCCAGCCTGACCACCACGTTCGACAAGATGGCCGAGCGGCTCGCCCGCGAGAAAATTCTGCCGCCGGCTCCATCTCAGCCCACCCCGGAGGCATTGCTGGAAGCCATGGAGCGCTGGCTGCAGGCCTACCGACACGCGGGCGGACGCCGGAACGTCACGCTGCGGGTGCATCCGTTCACGGCCGCCTACCTGACGCGACGCGTGCCGACCTACCCGACGCGCTGGTTGCTCAAGCACCTGGTACGCGTCCGGCTGGAATCCGACCCGAACCAGCCGCCGCTGAGCTTCCGCTTCGAGGATCCTGCGACCGGCGAGGACCTGACCGAACGGTTCACGATCTTCCAGAACGGACAGCACCCGGAAAAAATACCTGCCTGA
- the sdhA gene encoding succinate dehydrogenase flavoprotein subunit: MIFSHDVVIVGAGGSGLMAALYAKEGGADVAVISKLHPLRSHTGAAQGGIGAALGNEEEDHWLWHAFDTVKGSDYLGDQDAIEIMCQDAPRTIIELEHYGVPFSRNKEGKIAQRRFGGHTRNFGEAPVRRTCHAADRTGHAILHTLYDQCVKNQVRFYDEFQALDLIMTPDGVCCGVVAYELLTGEIHIFHAKMVCLATGGYGRVYKTTSNAHASTGDGMAIVLRSGLPLEDMEFVQFHPTGLYRLGILVTEGARGEGGILLNDKGERFMERYAPTVKDLAPRDLVSRAIYREIREGRGINGKDYVYLDLRHVGREVIETKLPEIATFSRTYLGIDPVKEPIPVAPTCHYAMGGIPTSYDGQVERAGRGSIVPGLYAVGECACVSVHGANRLGSNSLVDLVVFGRRAGIHMAETLRKEGRKKEPLPENPDRRVREMLEDILSRTQGEPVAVVRADLQQTMMDNVSVFRTEETLNTALEDLKQIRERAQRVVIRDKSKRFNTELMDAVELGFLVDLAEVITRSALNRTESRGAHSREDYPKRDDENWLKHTLIYREGEGEYRFDYKPVTITRFQPQERKY, encoded by the coding sequence ATGATTTTCTCACATGACGTCGTCATCGTAGGAGCCGGTGGTTCGGGCTTGATGGCGGCGCTTTATGCCAAAGAGGGAGGGGCGGACGTCGCGGTGATCTCGAAGCTGCACCCGCTGCGCTCGCATACCGGGGCCGCGCAGGGAGGCATCGGCGCGGCGCTGGGCAACGAAGAGGAAGACCACTGGCTCTGGCACGCCTTCGATACGGTCAAGGGGAGCGACTACCTGGGCGACCAGGATGCCATCGAGATCATGTGCCAGGACGCCCCCCGGACCATCATCGAGCTGGAGCACTACGGCGTGCCCTTCAGCCGCAACAAGGAGGGGAAGATCGCGCAGCGGCGCTTCGGCGGCCATACGCGCAACTTCGGCGAGGCGCCGGTGCGGCGTACCTGCCACGCCGCCGACCGGACCGGTCACGCCATCCTGCATACGCTCTACGACCAGTGCGTCAAAAACCAGGTTCGCTTCTACGACGAGTTTCAGGCGCTGGACCTGATCATGACGCCCGACGGGGTCTGCTGCGGGGTGGTGGCCTACGAGCTGCTCACCGGCGAGATTCACATCTTCCATGCGAAGATGGTCTGCCTGGCCACGGGCGGCTACGGGCGCGTCTATAAGACGACCTCGAACGCCCACGCCAGCACGGGCGACGGCATGGCCATCGTGCTCCGCAGCGGCCTGCCGCTTGAAGACATGGAGTTCGTGCAGTTCCATCCCACGGGCCTGTACCGGCTGGGCATTCTGGTGACCGAAGGGGCTCGCGGCGAAGGCGGCATTCTGCTCAACGATAAGGGCGAGCGCTTCATGGAGCGCTACGCGCCCACCGTGAAGGATCTGGCCCCGCGCGACCTGGTTTCGCGGGCCATCTACCGGGAGATCCGCGAGGGCCGTGGCATCAACGGCAAGGACTACGTCTATCTGGATCTGCGGCACGTCGGGCGCGAAGTGATCGAGACGAAGCTCCCCGAGATCGCCACGTTCAGCCGCACCTATCTGGGGATCGATCCGGTGAAAGAGCCGATCCCGGTGGCGCCCACCTGCCACTATGCAATGGGCGGCATCCCCACCAGCTACGACGGGCAGGTGGAGCGGGCCGGTCGCGGCAGCATCGTGCCCGGCCTTTACGCCGTGGGCGAATGCGCCTGCGTGTCGGTGCACGGTGCCAACCGGCTGGGCTCCAACTCGCTCGTCGATCTGGTCGTCTTCGGACGCCGGGCCGGCATCCACATGGCCGAGACGCTGCGCAAGGAAGGGCGCAAAAAAGAACCGCTGCCGGAAAATCCGGACCGACGCGTCCGCGAAATGCTGGAGGACATTCTGAGCCGGACGCAGGGCGAGCCGGTAGCGGTCGTGCGCGCGGACCTGCAGCAGACCATGATGGACAACGTCTCCGTTTTCCGCACCGAGGAGACGCTGAACACGGCGCTGGAGGATCTCAAACAGATCCGGGAGCGGGCCCAGCGCGTGGTGATCCGCGACAAGAGCAAGCGCTTCAACACGGAGCTGATGGATGCTGTCGAGTTGGGCTTTCTGGTCGATCTGGCCGAAGTGATCACGCGCTCGGCCCTGAACCGAACCGAAAGCCGCGGCGCCCACTCGCGTGAGGATTACCCGAAGCGCGACGACGAGAACTGGCTCAAGCATACGCTCATTTACCGCGAAGGGGAAGGCGAGTACCGATTCGACTACAAACCGGTGACGATCACCCGATTCCAGCCGCAGGAACGGAAGTACTGA